The sequence TGCTGTAAGCATGTTGGCCAGAGGTGTTACAGTGGTCATTGACGATCCTATAGGACAGAGCTGTTAAAAAGGATGTACACCAAAAAGATTTGACACTCATCATCACAGGCCAGTGCCCTGATGTCGTTCCCCCATGTGTGCCATGACCACTGTCCCAGGAGAGCCATCTGTTGGGCCTCTCTTGGCCTTCAGAGGCTACCCTCACTGCCTTGGCCTGGCCTATGGTGTCATAGCAAGGCCTACATTGCCCGTCCGTTTTTATTTAGACATGTTGCTAGGCAATAGAGTCCTCCCAACCCTGCTATTTTCtaaattgaaagtttttatgGCTTGCGGGAAAGGACTATTTTTGATGGCAGTATCTTTGAATGGTGGTTTGAGAATCTGTCGTCAACTTCTAGAATGGTATCCGTGGTAAAATGCATTGAAAGAACAGGGTGGAGGAGATGAAGGAACAGAGCGACATGAGGTAAATAGAAAATGTGGTCTTGAAAATCCTATGAACTTTCCGGGGAATGCTAATTAAAAAGCCAGCGTTGCAGCAGTGGTAGACTAGCGGTGATTAAGAAGGAGAATATTGGGGGCTTCGCTAAGGGCGTGTTGTCAGAGTGCTGTCTTAGAAGGTGGGGGGAATGACATGGGAAGGTGTCTGGCCAGCCAGGAGAACGAGCGTCACTAAGGTGAGAACCTGAAGGACAGAATCCATCCCCAGCCCTTTGCCGTTTCCACAGTGCGCAGCCGCTCTGAGTGTAGCCTGTCCAGAAAACATAAGATGCGATCTTTGCCCTCAGAAAGCTCACCTGCCTCGTTCTCAAAGAGCTAAATAGTAGTACAATAATTTAAGTAACACGAAGAGAATCATTTTGTAGCAGAAGAGACTGCAGGTTGAGGGGGAAAGACTGTTGAAGGAGGGAGAGTGAGCTGGCCTGTCCCAGGCAGGtcctgggatggggagggaggaagccccAGGCAAGGCGCGGCAGGTGAAACCTGTGTGGAAAGGATGGGTTGAACCAGGAAGCTGGGGCTGGATTAGAAGGCTCTTGGGTGCTAAGTTAAGGACTGTGGGTTTCTGGTAGAAACTGGGAGGAGGTGTTGGCATTTTTGAAGAGTGGAATGGATGGACTGAAAGGGACATTACTCACACAAGCAGAGGGGCACGCGAGAGTTAGGGGTGGGGTGGTATTGTGGGAGTGGATTGCAAAAAATGGCTGTGGGAGATTTCAAACAATGGATGAAAGGATGTGCCTGGTTAGGAATCAACGTTGACCTCAAAACAGATTGGtcgttaccagaggagaagagccCGGGGAAGGGCAAGAGGGGTGAAGGGCACGGTGTACAGTGTGACAGATGGCaagtagacttttggtggtgaacacagtgtAGTCTGtgcagaagtcgaaatataatgatgtacacctgaattttatataatgtcataaacccatgtgacttcaattaaaaaattaatagtaagTATATATCCATTATGGAAATCACTCTAAAAAAGTTGACCTCAAGGTTAGAAGCCAGGGTGACTGGACGCAGTGAGTTGCCCAAAACCGAGAAAGACTAATAGTAGTAAATGGGAACGTATCGGGGTTTCCTGGAGCATGAACCTTGCAGCCACCTGACTGAGCTTAGGGCAGGTAGGAACTGTTTGCTAATgacatacattttatattatgcTTCCTATGCTAgctttacactttttaaaatggaactaagaaaaaaggaatagattTGCAAACCTCTTTTAGCCAATCCAGGCACACATCTAACCATGCCACTTCTTCTTTTAACCTCAGGTTGACCCCAAAGATTGGCTTCCCGTGGAGTGAaatcaggaacatctctttcaatgACAAAAAATTTGTCATTAAGCCCATCGACAAGAAGGCGCCTGTAAGTTCATGTGGATGCTACACAGGGGTCGCTGTTTCTTCTTCACAGCCGAATGCATTTTCAGGAGAACAAATCTCTCTGTCGGTGTGACAGGGCGCTGGGGATACTCGGAATTACCTGTGTGGTAGGGGGAAGGAATTGCCAGTAGGTTACACTGAGGGTCAGGACCCCCGGGCCATGCGACTGACCATAGCGGTGGGAGATTATGGTGGAGCCCAGGCGTTCATCAAAAGATAGCTGGCTCTGTCACCTAAGTTTTCAAATGGGTCTTCAATCCTTATGAAGAAAAGGGCAGTTCTGAGTCATCGATTTTTGCCAAATGATAAGCATTTCACCAGATGTTCCATTTCTGGGCTTGTGAAATGTCCGTCATGCTCATGTGGGAAACCAGCCTGCCCCCAGGTGGGGTACCAGGAGTGTGGGGGCTCATGGCAGCATCTCCCTGGTACCCGGCTGGAGTACGGACAATGTCTGCTACAGTCCTCAAGGGCCAGAATTTGACTTTCAGAGTCTTCCTTGCAACTTAGCAATGTTAGGAGACGTCAGACCTACATCCAGAGCATTGCAGGTCCCCCCCCAGTTCATCTGCACCTCACCTGCTCCTCCTGGACAGACATAcgcctctgcttttctctgactGCCCCCGGCCTTCCCAAGTGATCTTTGCGCAGGCACCTTCACATTGGTGCTGATGTGGGAGACGTCCCCTCACAAAGACGACTGGTGGGCAGTCATCCTGGGAGGCTTAGCTAGAAACTCGTCTTCATATCCTGGAATTTGAAGAATATAGGTTGTTCGCTCATAGCTGCCAAGACTGGTGCATTACGgaaattctttttggttttcctaTTTATTCTGCTAACATTTAAACTTTCAGCTATTGTTTGCCCAGAAAATTTAAGACATATACTGTAGTGTGGTAGAATGTTTGAGCAGTGTgttttctaatgagaaatctggttctttaaaaaaaaatgccacttgAGAAAATTCTCTTCTCCCCCTTGGAGCCTGTTCTGAATTTTGCCAAAATTATAGGTTGGGAAGGACTCTGTGTCCCCTGTACTTTTCGTTCCTTAGTTACAGTGTTGGGCTTCGAGAGGCAAACATGGGCTGTGGTCCAGGCCTCGGTGCCGGGAGCCCTCTTGGGCTTGGGCACCGCTGGGCAGTGGTTAACCCACGGGGAACAGCGTGTGGCGTTATTGTGCAGCTGCTGCTCCCCACGTATGGCTTCGTCTCGCCTAAGTGGAAACCAGAGGTCTTGACTCTgtgaaagtattttcttcttcactGAAAACATTTCCTGCTGTTGCAGCCTCTCGACTCCTGCTTCATGGTAGTTGCACAGTCATTTCCAATTAAACTCGCATTTAATACAACTCACCAGGCAAGTAGCCCCGTGGGGGGCCGAGACAAGCTGTCTCCCCTGTGAGCAGAGGGCCTTTTGTTCCTTCGGCCTCCGGGAAGAGGCAGGAGCCTCTCAGGCGCCTCCCTCTCCAACCGCTTTTGAGatgttgaagaaatgaaaacttgccTTTGACTTTGACCAGCTCAGTGCTCAGCTCCTTCGTTCCCGTTCTCAGCTCCTTGACAACTTTAAAGCTTGCTTTTCcacctccttttcccctcctgtaTTCTTAGGGTCTTGGATTTATTTCCTGGAACTTTCCTTGTGCCCAGTTTCAGTTTTCAGGACGTCCGTTCTCTGCCAGAGTTTAGAAAGCCTGCCTTTGCTCTCGTCCGTGTTGTGGTGTCGCATTAGGAGGCGTGGGCTGGGGACTTGCATTTggaaatctttaaataaatattagtttttggtttttatttttaacttggagTCAGAAACTGGCCTCCTTCAAAGGCAGCCTGAGGGATTTCCTCGGCCTCCCCGAGAAGAGGGGGACGTGCTGGATGCTCCCACTGGCTCCGGGCGATGGGACCCCAGGAGGGGACGGTGCCTGCCGTTCCTGTCCTTGACGTTTTCCTGAAGGGGGATTGGTGCTAATCAGAGTTTCTTTGCAAATACTCAGGAGCCACAGTCAAGATCTATTTGGGTAGTTTGCCTGTGCACATAACACACTGTGGTTTTCTCTTGTGTAATAAGAGATAGGTGGGTAATAAAAATACCTGTTTCTCCCAGCCCCACAGACACCTCCCCTGGGAAACCCAATGACTTAATAACAAGTGTGTGAAACCCCAAGGAGAGCCCCACCCAGGAAGTCCTCGGGCTCTCGGGCTTGGCATTACTCTCTCCCCAGCATTTCTGGAACAGATGAGAAGATCGAGAAGCTACGTAGATCTCTCTCGGGCATGTTGAGCTCACCCAGCACGTTCCTTTAGGTTCCAGAAGTCGCtgtggaacaggtggctctgtGACTTTGTTTCAGCCACCCTTTCCCTGTTCTGATGGTCGGAATCTGGATGCTAAGGGTCCCGTGgttgagaagagaaaggaaaaacggAAGAAGCAGCAGACGGGCATTTTAAGATCACTTTTAGCAGGAGTTTCTAAGGCACATTCCCCCTTCTGTCACCTGCATTCATCACAGCGGTAGCAGGGAGCCAGGAAACAAGATCGTTTGCCCTCTGTGTCCCAAACTTCTCAGTCTCTAGTCATAAAGTTGTTGGATGCTGCGAGTCTGTTCTCCTTTCTGGGTATCTCCGCTAGCGGTCTTGTAAGGCAGCCAGCGGTCCGAGTGAGCATTTGTGTGCCAGCCAGCTTTTATTGTGCCGGAAGCTATTCTAAGTCCTTAGAaacattatctgatttaatcctcataacagtccCATTAGATTTCTCTCATCCCGTCGTATAGTTGAAGACCCCAAGACTGAAGTGATGAAGtcactggctcaaggtcacagggCTCGAATCTGGCAGCACTGTGTAAACGTCAGTCACCTGGCAGGTGTGGATCAAGCACCAGTAGATACTGGTTTGGTTCATGAACGGACATGGCCCTGTTCTCAAAGCAGCCGATCATCTAGTCAGAGAGAGAGACCCAAACATGTCAGCAAAGTGCCAGCGTCTCCATTGAGTGCGGCGGGCACAGAGAAAGGGCTGGGTAGtcacaggaggaggagaggtcaCAAGAAGATGGGAGATGGTGCCTTAACGTCCTCTTGTAGGCGTGCCAGTGTCCTTGGATATAGGGGAAGGGACGTATTCCAAGTAGGAGGGGCTGTTGGAGGAGATGCTCACAGGAATGAAAGAGCTCAGTGGGGGTGAACAAGGTGGGGGTCAGGGCCAGAGCTGGAGGGCTTCACATGTGCCAGGCCAGGGCACTTGTACCTTGTCCTGGAGTGAACAGGTGGTGTGGAAGGTCCGGCAGTAACCGGATCCACGTGCTGGGAGCAGTGTGAGAGGTGGAGgcccaggcagaggaggcaggaagttCAATAGGAGAGGTTGTGGTGGCCCAGGCAAGAATCGGGgacagtgggggtggggctggcgaGGACAGAGAAAGGATGGTAACCTGAAGGCCAGGCTGGCTGGGACTCGGGGGTCCTGGTTCCCAAGAGCCTAAGTCCCTCGCCTTGGAGAAGCTTTACATCCAGCCGTGGGGTTGCAGTTTGCATGTACACAGGCACACATGTGCACAACCACACGCGTGCCGACCCCACACCCTCCCTCTGCTTGTCCCAGAGAATCCGCGTCCATGGCACCGAGGACTTGCGTGTCTGGCATCTTGTTGTCCTTTGGGGTCAGCAGCTTTACCTTGAAGCCCCTTTCTGGCCCCCTACTCTTTGCTCCgcttgtccttttattttttttttatttttattcatttattttttttttaagattttgtttttttcctttatttccccaaagccccccggtacatagttgtatattcttcattgtgggtccttctagttgtggcatgtgggacgctgcctcagtgtggtctgatgagcagtgccatgtccgcgcccaggattcgaaccaacgaaacactgggccgcccgcagcggagcgcgcgaacttaaccactcggccacggggccagccccaccgcTTGTCCTTTTAGAAAAGATGTCTAGAACATTGTGAAGCCGGGTTTGGAGGAAGAAGGCCAGACCAGGGCGTCCGCAAGTCACAGTCCCGTGTTCTGTCCCGCAGGACTTCGTGTTCTACGCGCCCCGCCTGCGCATCAACAAGCGGATCCTGCAGCTGTGCATGGGCAACCACGAGCTGTACATGCGCCGCAGGAAGCCCGACACCATCGAGGTGCAGCAGATGAAGGCGCAGGCCCGGGAGGAGAAGCACCAGAAGCAGCTGGAGCGGTGAGCGCGTGGGCACGTTCTCCCCGGCTCACGTCCCAGGCCAGCCCTCCCGCGGGACGCGGGGCCCGTCAGGTGGCCTCGGAGCGCCTGAGCTGTTCCCCGTAGGAAGAGCCAGTGGAATGTAACCTAGTAAATGCATGAGGGTCTTCAGAAGCCATGGCAGCTGCCTTGCTGTGGCCTGGGCAGTGGCAGAACCTGGGACAAGGAGGTGGGGTCAGGGCTGTCACCTCCTTAGTCCAGAGCATCCAGAGGACAGGCCTGTGGCCCTTCGTTCTGCCTGCAGATACAGGCCCGAGGCCTGGACTAGGTGCTGGGGACTCAAGGTGACCCGGACGCAGCTGCCAGGGCTGGTGACATGCTGGCCTCTGGGCTGGTGGCGGCCAGGGCGTCTTGCTCGGTTGACTGACTGTTGAAGCGTGTTGACACCACGCTTGCCTGCCAGAGTCTAAACATTCCTGCGCCGCTTCTACCCCCCAAACAGGCAGCAACtggaaactgagaagaaaaggagagaaaccgtggagagagagaaagagcagatgtTGCGGGAGAAGGAGGAGCTGATGCTCAGGCTGCAGGACTACGAAGAGAAGACCAAGAAGGCGGAGAAAGGTGGGTCTGCGCTCTCCTCGGGCAGACGTCGGTCTGTGGAGGGACAGACAGACggtcagacacacacacaaccaggAAGGAAATCTAAGAATGTGCATCTCAGTGTAACACATCACCCGAAACAGAGACTTGTAGAGAGAGAGGATAGCACCGGTTATGTGGATTATGAAATAGTTCTGTACTTTATTAACACCTGTGCTAGTTCTGTGCTGAATGCTTCACATTcgttatctttttaaattttccctcaGTCCTATGAGAGAGGTACTGAGTTATCCCCATTTCCCTGATGAGGACATTAAGGTTTAGTAGGTggaataatttgcccaaggtcacatctaGTGAGTGCCCGGGGCGTGCTCCGTTGCCCCCACCTTACAAACTAGAAGGTGGGGCGAATAGCGCAGTTTCTGAGTGTCCCAGGAGAGCAGTCCCAGGGTGTGCGAGCCGGGCCCAGGCTGGCTATTTCACAGCTCTGTACAGCAGTCTAACCATCGTGAGGACGTGTCATCGAAACAGTAGGGATGCACAGTAGACTGCTTTCCTTTTGGTGTCATTGGAAGAAGAGGCCCGTCAGCCCCTAACTGGCTCCAGGCTTTGCAGCTTTTGGTCTGAGTCCTGTCTGTGATCCCATCCGATCCACCTGGCTGGGGGTTTCGGGCAGGACTCGAGGTCCCCGAGCCTGCGAGCAGCCCTGGTTCTGTGCTCCCTTCAGAGCTCTCGGACCAGATTCAGAGGGCCCTGCAGCTGGAGGAAGAGCGCAAGCGGGCACAAGAGGAGGCCGAGCGGCTGGAGGCCGACCGTGTGGCCGCGCTGCGCGCcaaggaggagctggagaggcaggcagtggACCAGATGAAGAGCCAGGAGCAGCTGGTAGGAGTCCCCGAGTTTCACGATGCTGAATTATGGAGTGGCTGCCTCTGGGCATCGAAAAAGTGACACCTGCCTCCTCCTAATTTGGATCTGGGGCTGTAAAATGATCCACTTGAGGGTGTAAAGTGGCTGGTGGGGAGGTGGACGTGGCAGTCGGGGCGAGGCGCGCTCTGGCAGACACGGCGGGCGGCGATGGATACTGCtggccagagaggagggagggatgtgGCCGTGTTACGAGGGAGGCCGCTCACTGAAACAGGTGACGTTCATTCACAAGTGGACCCTGTTGAAAGGATCCCAGAAATAACTGTGGCTTTGCGCTCCTTCGCCAGGCTGCGGAGCTCGCCGAGTACACCGCCAAGATCGCCCTCCTGGAAGAGGCGAGGAGGCGCAAAGAGAGCGAGGTGGAGGAGTGGCAGCACAGGGTGAGGCCGCGGCTGAGTCCTCGTGCGTGGGCCCTTCCCTGGTGGGCGGGGGCgggcctgggccaggctggcAGGTCGCATCGAAAGCCTCGGGGACGTTTTGCAATCCTCTGCCGACACCAGTTGTACTTAAGCAGAAATCCCCATGGGAATGGGCTTGCCCTTGTGCGCCAGCAATACGTTGTTGGATTAGTGGGAACAAAGAGCCCCTTGTTCATAcccacccagccagccctggccACCCCGGACTGTTCATAcccacccagccagccctggccACCCCGGACTGTTCATAcccacccagccagccctggccACCCCGGACTGTTCAGCCCCATCAGGAACCAGCTGTAAATCGGATTATGTGGGTGCCCCCAGCAACGTGTGGCTGTGCCTGAAGCAAGCCGTCATGTCCCTTCTGACTCCTGGCAGACGCCACATGGCACCGAGGAAAGATCTGGAACATGGAGAGCTCTAGGCTGGCACAAgggtctgggctctgccactcaATTTGCCGTGTAACCAGGGCAGGTGgtctcacctctctgagccccagttgccTTGTTGCAGATTGGGAGTAATACCCAACTTGTAAGGTTGCTCAGAGAGGTTCATCTGTGAGCCTTGACACCCAGCAGGAGAGCGTGGTCCCTGAGGCACTCGGGGTGTAGTTCAGAGTACAGACCTCGGCCCAGCTGTGGGCGGCTCTCCCCACCCTGGCCTGTCCTTTTCCATGCTTCCCCATCTGCACTGACCCCTTTTGGAGACACCTGGTGCCTCCCCTTCATTATCTTCACTTccatccccgcccccagcctgAGTTGCATGCGAAAACTTCAGTCTTCTTAGGGTTTTGGAGAAAGTACCCATTATAAGGTATTAAGTGATAAAACTGGTTACAAAACAGGTGCAAACTAAGCTCATCTGCAGGGTCAGGGTGGCGATGAGGTGGGCAGGATTGCGTGTGTCCTCCTGAGAAGTTGCCGGAAGGATTAGGGGTGACGGCTAAGAaagtgctgagcacagagccGGCAGGCGGCGAGGAGCTCGATGAGCAGCGGCCGCACGAGGAAGAATAGACTGCACACTGGCACGTTAGCTGTGCTCTCCAGCGGCTGGAGGGTTTCTGTTCCTTGAGTAAGGGTTGTTTTTCACAAGTCTGTGAGCGGACAGTAGAAttatagacagaaaaaaagaagttacgGTACTTAGAAATGTCGAgcccctggcctcagtttctctgttcgTGCTGTGGACACAACTGGTAACTACTCAGAGGGTCTGGAGCCAGACCCTGCACAGGGACACTTCTGATGGACTGTAGTCCATGTCCCCCTCCCTGCGGCTTCAGGCCACATGCATCAGCCACCAGGACAGGCGGGAGAGGGTGCAGAATCCTTATTCTCTCCGCAGGGAGAATGGGCCTCCTTCTGAAAGAGAAGGTGGTTCTTCAGAAAATGGCCCAAGCACGAGGCTCTGTGTGAGGAGTTCTCACCTGTCTTGATTTGCTTTCAAAGGCCAAAGAGGCGCAGGATGACCTGGTGAAGACCAAGGAGGAGCTGCACCTGGTGATGActgcgcccccgcccccgccgccccctgTGTACGAGCCGGTGAGCTACCACGTCCGGGAGAACCCGCAGGAGGAGGGCACCGAGTACTTGGGCTACAGCGCTGAGCTCTCCAGCGAGGGCATCCTGGGCGACCGCAACGAGGAGAAGCGCATCACCGAGGCCGAGAAGAACGAGCGTGTGCAGCGGCAGCTGATGGTGAGGGCGTGCCGGGGGTCGAGGGTGGTGGGCACATCCCCTCCTTAGGTCTCTGGCTTCCTTGGCTTCTAGCCGGAGCGAGCGGGCTTTAGACAGGCACCGGCATGAGCCATCCCACCAGCACCCACTTTTCCta is a genomic window of Equus przewalskii isolate Varuska chromosome 32, EquPr2, whole genome shotgun sequence containing:
- the EZR gene encoding ezrin — its product is MPKPINVRVTTMDAELEFAIQPNTTGKQLFDQVVKTIGLREVWYFGLQYVDNKGFPTWLKLDKKVSAQEVRKENPLQFKFRAKFYPEDVSEELIQDITQKLFFLQVKDGILSDEIYCPPETAVLLGSYAVQAKFGDYNKETHKSGYLGSERLIPQRVMDQHKLTRDQWEDRIQVWHAEHRGMLKDNAMLEYLKIAQDLEMYGINYFEIKNKKGTDLWLGVDALGLNIYEKDDKLTPKIGFPWSEIRNISFNDKKFVIKPIDKKAPDFVFYAPRLRINKRILQLCMGNHELYMRRRKPDTIEVQQMKAQAREEKHQKQLERQQLETEKKRRETVEREKEQMLREKEELMLRLQDYEEKTKKAEKELSDQIQRALQLEEERKRAQEEAERLEADRVAALRAKEELERQAVDQMKSQEQLAAELAEYTAKIALLEEARRRKESEVEEWQHRAKEAQDDLVKTKEELHLVMTAPPPPPPPVYEPVSYHVRENPQEEGTEYLGYSAELSSEGILGDRNEEKRITEAEKNERVQRQLMTLTSELSQARDENKRTHNDIIHNENMRQGRDKYKTLRQIRQGNTKQRIDEFEAL